The following coding sequences lie in one Populus trichocarpa isolate Nisqually-1 chromosome 14, P.trichocarpa_v4.1, whole genome shotgun sequence genomic window:
- the LOC7492800 gene encoding U4/U6 small nuclear ribonucleoprotein Prp31 homolog, protein MATLADSFLADLDELSDNDANIVEEDDVEAGNMEEDVDGDLADIEALNYDDLDTVSKLQKTQRYNDIMQKVEDALEKGSGVQDHGMVLEDDPEYQLIVNCNVLSVDIENEIVIIHNFIRDKYRLKFPELESLVHHPIDYARVVKKIGNEMDLTLVDMEGLLPAAIRMVISVTASTTSGKPLPEEVLQKTIEACDRALALDSAKKKVLDFVETRMGYIAPNLSAIVGSAVAAKLMGTAGGLTALAKMPACNVQLLGAKKKNLAGFSTATSQFRVGFIEQTEVFQSTPPSLRMRAGRLLAAKSTLAARVDSTRGDPSGNTGRALREEIRKKIEKWQEPPPAKQPKPLPVPDSEPKKKRGGRRLRKMKERYAITDMRKLANRMQFGVPEESSLGDGLGEGYGMLGQAGNGKLRVSIGQSKLAAKVAKKFKEKRYGSSSGATSGLTSSLAFTPVQGIELSNPQSHAHQLGSGTQSTYFSENGTFSKIKRT, encoded by the exons ATG gcaACACTAGCTGATTCTTTCCTTGCAGACCTTGATGAGTTATCCGACAATGATGCTAATATTGTT GAGGAAGATGATGTTGAGGCAGGAAACATGGAAGAAGATGTCGATGGAGACTTGGCAGACATTGAAGCTCTTAATTATGATGATTTGGATACTGTGTCAAAACTTCAGAAAACACAACGATATAATGATATAATGCAG AAAGTGGAAGATGCACTTGAGAAGGGCTCAGGTGTCCAAGATCATGGAATGGTATTGGAAGATGATCCTGAGTATCAGCTAATAGTGAACTGCAATGTATTGTCAGTTGACATCGAGAATGAAATTGTTATCATCCACAATTTTATTCGTGACAAGTACCGGCTGAAATTTCCGGAGCTTGAATCACTTGTGCATCACCCAATTGATTATGCTCGTGTTGTGAAAAAGATTGGAAATGAGATGGATTTGACCCTTGTTGATATGGAAGGGCTTTTACCCGCAGCTATCAGAATGGTGATTTCTGTGACTGCATCCACAACAAGTGGCAAACCACTTCCTGAAGAAGTCCTTCAAAAGACTATTGAAGCATGTGATCGAGCTCTTGCTCTTGATTCAGCAAAGAAAAAGGTCCTTGATTTTGTAGAAACTAGAATGGGTTACATTGCCCCAAATCTTTCTGCTATTGTTGGTAGTGCTGTTGCTGCAAAACTTATGGGAACTGCTGGTGGTCTCACAGCCTTGGCCAAGATGCCTGCCTGCAATGTTCAGCTTCTTGGTGCCAAGAAGAAGAACCTTGCAGGGTTTTCTACTGCAACATCTCAATTTCGTGTAGGTTTTATAGAGCAAACAGAGGTGTTTCAGTCCACACCACCTTCTCTTAGAATGCGGGCTGGTCGACTCTTGGCCGCAAAATCAACACTTGCTGCACGAGTAGATTCTACCAGAGGAGATCCATCAGGAAACACTGGAAGGGCCCTTAGGGAAGAAATTCGCAAGAAAATAGAGAAGTGGCAAGAGCCTCCTCCTGCAAAGCAACCTAAACCGCTTCCAGTTCCTGATTCTGAgcctaaaaaaaagagaggtggGCGGCGCCTGAGGAAGATGAAGGAAAG ATATGCGATAACAGACATGAGGAAGCTTGCCAATAGGATGCAATTTGGGGTACCTGAAGAGAGTTCTTTGG GTGATGGACTGGGGGAAGGTTATGGTATGCTTGGTCAGGCTGGGAATGGCAAGCTGCGTGTATCAATTGGTCAGAGCAAACTCGCAGCAAAAGTTGCTAAGAA ATTCAAGGAGAAGCGTTATGGAAGCAGCAGCGGTGCTACTTCTGGCCTCACCTCAAGTCTGGCATTTACACCTGTTCAG GGGATTGAGCTCTCAAATCCGCAATCTCATGCACACCAACTTGGCAGTGGAACGCAAAGCACGTACTTTTCTGAGAATGGAACATTTTCGAAGATCAAAAGGACCTGA